One genomic window of Procambarus clarkii isolate CNS0578487 chromosome 43, FALCON_Pclarkii_2.0, whole genome shotgun sequence includes the following:
- the LOC123755901 gene encoding ninjurin-2 — translation MPRDLRRRGKMELAPLADLRETDAEDVGNGNANPTHKPESDTGIDDGFGTSPSQPPTTVPRRSPFPHSPSPVPGSHGYIPVATDFPTNIKPGKKPLDVNLYATKKTVAQGMMDLALLTANANQLRYVLEAGKFGNLGPNYYISITFISLSIVMQLVIGVALIFMGRYNVSHEAHAQKADALNNWIVLGVFIITVINVFISAFAIEPTEGYDPVLLKAAMITESPAAEVIGN, via the exons ATGCCCAGAGATCTTCGGCGGCGTGGCAAAATGGAGCTGGCCCCACTTGCTGACTTAAGAGAGACTGATGCTGAAGATGTAGG TAATGGGAATGCAAATCCAACACACAAACCAGAATCTGATACTGGAATTGATGATGGGTTTGGAACATCTCCAAGTCAGCCACCAACAACTGTACCACGAAGATCTCCATTTCCACACTCGCCCTCCCCAGTCCCAGGAAGTCATGGCTATATTCCGGTGGCTACAGACTTTCCAACTAATATCAAACCT GGAAAAAAACCACTAGATGTCAATTTGTATGCAACTAAGAAGACTGTGGCACAAGGCATGATGGATCTAGCTCTGCTCACAGCTAATGCTAACCAGCTACGTTATGTTCTGGAGGCTGGGAAATTTGGCAACCTTGGCCCTAATTACTACATCAGCATAACCTTCATCTCGCTTAGCATTGTGATGCAG CTTGTGATTGGTGTGGCTTTAATCTTCATGGGCAGATACAATGTGTCACACGAGGCCCATGCACAGAAAGCGGATGCCCTCAACAACTGGATAGTTCTTGGTGTCTTTATCATCACTGTGATCAATGTTTTCATATCAGCTTTTGCTATTGAACCCACGGAAGGCTATGACCCTGTTCTTTTGAAAGCTGCTATGATTACCGAGTCACCTGCTGCAGAGGTGATAGGTAATTAG